A window from Solanum stenotomum isolate F172 chromosome 5, ASM1918654v1, whole genome shotgun sequence encodes these proteins:
- the LOC125864383 gene encoding phytochrome A, translating into MSSSRPSQSSTTSSRSKHSARIIAQTSIDAKLHADFEESGDSFDYSSSVRVTNVAEGEQRPKSDKVTTAYLHQIQKGKFIQPFGCLLALDEKTLKVIAFSENAPEMLTMVSHAVPSVGEHPVLGIGTDIRTIFTGPSGAALQKALGFGEVSLLNPVLVHCKNSGKPFYAIVHRVTGSLIIDFEPVKPYEVPMTAAGALQSYKLAAKAITRLQSLPSGSMERLCDTMVQEVFELTGYDRVMGYKFHDDDHGEVVSEITKPGLEPYLGLHYPATDIPQAARFLFMKNKVRMICDCRAKHVKVVQDEKLPFDLTLCGSTLRAPHYCHLQYMENMNSIASLVMAVVVNDGDEEGESSDSSQSQKRKRLWGLVVCHNTTPRFVPFPLRYACEFLAQVFAIHVNKELELENQFLEKNILRTQTLLCDMLMRDAPVGIVSQSPNIMDLIKCDGAALLYKNKIHRLGMNPSDFQLHDIVSWLCEYHTDSTGLSTDSLYDAGFPGALALGDAVCGMAAVRISDKDWLFWYRSHTAAEVRWGGAKHEPGEKDDGRKMHPRSSFKAFLEVVKTRSIPWKDYEMDAIHSLQLILRNAFKDADAVNSNTISIHTKLNDLKIDGMQELEAVTAEMVRLIETASVPIFAVDVDGQVNGWNTKVAELTGLPVDEAIGKHLLTLVEDSSVDTVNKMLELALQGKEERNVEFEIKTHGPSRDSSPISLIVNACASKDVRDSVVGVCFIAQDITGQKSIMDKFTRIEGDYRAIIQNPHPLIPPIFGTDQFGWCSEWNSAMTKLTGWRRDDVMDKMLLGEVFGTQAACCRLKNQEAFVNFGVILNNAITGQESEKIPFGFFARYGKYVECLLCVSKRLDKEGAVTGLFCFLQLASHELQQALHVQRLSEQTALKRLKVLAYIRRQIRNPLSGIIFSRKMLEGTSLGEEQKNILHTSAQCQRQLNKILDDTDLDSIIEGYLDLEMLEFKLHEVLVASISQVMMKSNGKNIMISNDMVEDLLNETLYGDSPRLQQVLANFLLVSVNSTPSGGQLSISGKLTKDRIGESVQLALLEFRIRHTGGGVPEELLSQMFGSEADASEEGISLLVSRKLVKLMNGEVQYLREAGRSTFIISVELAVATKSS; encoded by the exons ATGTCGTCTTCAAGACCTAGCCAATCTTCCACCACTTCATCAAGATCAAAGCACAGTGCTAGGATCATTGCACAGACCTCTATTGATGCAAAGTTGCATGCAGACTTTGAGGAGTCAGGTGATTCCTTTGACTATTCAAGCTCGGTGAGGGTTACAAATGTCGCTGAGGGTGAGCAAAGGCCGAAGTCAGACAAAGTTACCACCGCTTACCTTCATCAGATCCAAAAGGGCAAGTTTATCCAGCCATTTGGTTGTCTGTTAGCCCTGGATGAGAAAACATTAAAGGTCATAGCATTCAGTGAGAATGCCCCTGAAATGCTGACCATGGTTAGCCATGCTGTTCCAAGTGTTGGTGAGCATCCAGTTCTTGGCATCGGGACTGATATCAGAACGATCTTCACTGGTCCAAGTGGCGCAGCATTGCAGAAAGCCTTGGGGTTTGGGGAGGTTTCTCTGTTAAATCCTGTCCTTGTTCACTGCAAAAATTCTGGGAAGCCATTTTATGCAATTGTTCATAGGGTTACAGGTAGCTTAATCATTGATTTTGAGCCTGTGAAGCCCTATGAAGTTCCCATGACTGCTGCAGGGGCCCTGCAGTCATATAAACTTGCAGCCAAAGCCATTACTCGCTTGCAGTCCTTGCCCAGTGGCAGTATGGAAAGACTTTGTGACACAATGGTTCAGGAGGTTTTTGAACTCACAGGTTATGACAGGGTGATGGGATATAAGTTTCACGATGATGATCATGGAGAGGTGGTGTCTGAGATCACAAAGCCTGGCCTCGAGCCTTACCTTGGTTTACATTATCCTGCTACGGATATTCCACAGGCTGCACGGTTTTTGTTTATGAAGAATAAGGTCCGAATGATTTGTGATTGCCGAGCAAAACATGTGAAGGTAGTCCAAGATGAGAAGCTTCCATTTGACTTAACATTGTGCGGCTCTACTCTTAGGGCCCCTCACTACTGCCATTTACAGTATATGGAGAATATGAATTCAATTGCATCACTTGTAATGGCAGTTGTGGTCAATGACGGGGATGAAGAAGGAGAAAGCTCTGATTCTTCACaatctcaaaaaagaaaaaggctaTGGGGCCTGGTTGTTTGCCACAACACGACCCCAAGGTTCGTCCCCTTTCCACTGAGGTATGCATGTGAGTTTCTTGCACAAGTCTTTGCCATACACGTTAACAAGGAACTGGAATTGGAAAATCAATTCCTTGAGAAAAATATTCTGCGTACTCAGACTCTCTTGTGTGATATGCTGATGCGAGATGCTCCCGTAGGTATCGTGTCACAGAGCCCCAACATTATGGATCTCATCAAATGTGATGGTGCTGCTTTGCTCTATAAGAATAAGATACATCGATTAGGAATGAACCCAAGTGACTTTCAGCTGCATGATATAGTATCATGGCTTTGTGAGTATCATACAGATTCCACAGGCTTGAGTACAGATAGCTTGTATGATGCTGGGTTTCCTGGGGCTCTTGCTCTTGGTGATGCAGTCTGTGGTATGGCGGCTGTAAGAATATCTGATAAGGACTGGCTGTTCTGGTACAGGTCACACACTGCTGCTGAAGTTAGATGGGGTGGTGCAAAGCATGAACCTGGTGAGAAGGATGATGGCAGGAAAATGCATCCTAGGTCATCATTCAAAGCATTCCTGGAAGTTGTCAAGACAAGGAGTATACCCTGGAAGGACTATGAGATGGATGCAATCCACTCCTTGCAGCTCATACTAAGAAATGCTTTCAAGGATGCTGATGCTGTGAATTCTAATACAATTTCCATCCATACGAAGCTTAATGATCTAAAGATTGATGGAATGCAGGAACTTGAAGCAGTGACAGCTGAAATGGTCCGCTTAATTGAAACAGCTTCAGTTCCTATATTCGCAGTTGATGTTGATGGGCAGGTTAATGGATGGAACACAAAAGTTGCTGAATTAACTGGTCTTCCTGTTGATGAAGCAATTGGGAAACATCTGCTCACTCTCGTGGAGGATTCATCAGTTGATACCGTGAATAAGATGTTGGAATTAGCATTGCAGG GGAAAGAGGAAAGAAATGTAGAGTTTGAAATAAAAACACATGGGCCGTCGAGGGATTCTAGTCCAATCAGCTTAATCGTGAATGCATGTGCAAGCAAAGATGTTCGGGATAGTGTTGTGGGTGTGTGTTTTATTGCTCAGGATATAACTGGACAAAAAAGTATCATGGACAAGTTCACCCGAATCGAAGGTGACTATAGAGCGATTATCCAAAATCCTCACCCATTGATCCCACCAATATTTGGCACTGATCAATTTGGCTGGTGTTCTGAATGGAACTCTGCGATGACCAAGTTAACTGGATGGCGGCGTGATGATGTTATGGATAAAATGCTGCTAGGGGAGGTTTTTGGGACACAGGCAGCTTGCTGCCGTCTCAAGAATCAAGAAGCTTTTGTGAATTTCGGAGTTATACTAAATAATGCTATCACTGGTCAAGAATCTGAGAAGATTCCTTTTGGTTTCTTTGCACGTTACGGGAAATATGTGGAGTGCTTACTCTGTGTGAGCAAAAGGTTAGATAAAGAGGGTGCAGTCACGGGACTCTTTTGTTTCCTGCAGCTTGCAAGCCATGAGTTGCAACAAGCTCTTCATGTTCAACGATTATCAGAACAAACTGCATTGAAAAGGTTGAAAGTATTAGCTTACATAAGGAGGCAAATTAGGAATCCTCTTTCTGGGATTATATTCTCTCGGAAGATGCTAGAGGGGACTAGCTTGGGCGAAGAGCAGAAAAATATACTGCATACAAGTGCACAGTGTCAGCGTCAGCTCAACAAAATTCTTGATGATACAGATCTTGATAGCATCATAGAGGG TTATTTGGATCTGGAGATGCTCGAGTTTAAGCTACATGAGGTATTGGTAGCATCCATAAGTCAAGTCATGATGAAGAGCAATGGAAAGAATATAATGATCTCGAATGACATGGTTGAAGATCTTCTTAATGAAACTTTATATGGAGATAGTCCGAGACTTCAACAAGTCCTAGCTAACTTTTTGTTAGTATCTGTGAACTCTACACCAAGTGGTGGCCAGCTTAGTATTTCAGGCAAGCTAACTAAAGATCGCATAGGAGAATCTGTTCAGCTTGCTCTCTTGGAATTCAG GATAAGACATACAGGGGGTGGAGTGCCAGAAGAATTGCTTAGCCAAATGTTTGGTAGTGAAGCCGATGCATCTGAAGAAGGGATCAGCTTACTTGTCAGCAGAAAACTGGTCAAGCTGATGAATGGGGAAGTTCAGTACCTAAGAGAGGCGGGGCGATCAACTTTCATTATATCCGTTGAACTCGCAGTGGCTACCAAATCAAGCTGA